One Edaphobacter flagellatus genomic region harbors:
- a CDS encoding YXWGXW repeat-containing protein — MNLFRPFRKAGQFFGAAALAGALLLATPAVSHARVFVSVAIAPPAIPVYAQPVMPGDGYIWTPGYWAWTGDGYEWVDGAWVLPPYTGALWTPGYWGYGPGGYFWNAGYWGPTVGYYGGINYGFGYFGIGFYGGYWGGGHFWYNRCYNHFGPGWKSGYAYNRPYGGHFDGRPGGASWANRGNNFAGNRGSYYNSRGNSFAEGNRNGFNQGRGVMQTSYNNNRGSFGNNGNFGWKNGQSQQQGVNRFNGTQGSAHNFVQMPNQGARNYAAPSQSYNRSYSAPQQSFNRGGGNFGGSAPRGGFGGGNFGGGSRGGSFGGGGGFHGGGGGGFHGGGGHR; from the coding sequence ATGAACCTCTTCCGTCCATTCCGCAAAGCTGGTCAGTTCTTTGGCGCCGCCGCTCTCGCCGGTGCTCTGTTGCTCGCAACTCCCGCTGTGTCGCATGCGCGCGTCTTTGTCTCTGTAGCAATCGCACCGCCGGCAATCCCTGTCTACGCACAGCCCGTCATGCCTGGGGATGGATACATCTGGACTCCCGGTTACTGGGCCTGGACCGGCGACGGCTACGAATGGGTCGACGGAGCCTGGGTGCTCCCGCCCTACACCGGTGCTCTCTGGACTCCCGGCTACTGGGGCTATGGCCCTGGCGGCTACTTCTGGAACGCCGGCTACTGGGGACCGACCGTCGGCTACTACGGTGGCATTAACTACGGCTTCGGCTACTTCGGCATAGGCTTCTACGGCGGATACTGGGGTGGCGGACACTTCTGGTACAACCGCTGCTACAACCACTTTGGCCCCGGATGGAAGAGTGGCTACGCCTATAACCGCCCCTATGGCGGACACTTCGACGGACGCCCCGGTGGTGCAAGCTGGGCCAACCGCGGCAATAACTTCGCCGGCAATCGCGGCTCCTACTACAACAGCCGCGGCAACAGCTTCGCCGAGGGCAATCGCAACGGCTTCAACCAGGGCCGCGGCGTCATGCAGACCTCGTACAACAACAATCGTGGAAGCTTCGGCAACAACGGCAACTTCGGTTGGAAGAACGGGCAGTCGCAGCAGCAGGGTGTAAATCGCTTCAACGGAACCCAGGGCTCGGCACACAACTTCGTCCAGATGCCGAACCAGGGCGCCCGCAACTACGCTGCACCGTCGCAGAGCTATAACCGTAGCTACTCGGCTCCGCAACAGAGCTTCAACCGCGGCGGAGGCAACTTCGGCGGATCAGCTCCCCGTGGTGGCTTCGGCGGTGGAAACTTCGGCGGCGGCTCCCGTGGCGGAAGCTTCGGTGGTGGCGGCGGCTTCCACGGCGGTGGCGGTGGTGGCTTCCATGGCGGCGGAGGACATCGCTAA